The sequence GACTGCGcactttgttatttttcttgatATCTTCCACAGCTTCCATCATCTAAAAgagacaataaaacatttctcaaaatgtttgatttaattgtaAAATTAATTTTGTAATAAtgaaatgagacaaaaaaaacggAATATTTCAATTGAAACTCAGAAATTAGATAAGATCAGAACAAACCCTAAATCAGTTAAGAGGTACAGGAGCGTCAGTTCTATTTTAAAGCAGAAAGAAGGTATGGATAGAGTGTCAGTAGATGAAAACGGTCTGTCACTCATTTCTAGGGTATTTTAGTTgataataaattataaatatgatCAACTATATTATTCCCCGATTCATCCTCATTTGATTTATGGCAATATTGTTTAGGCAAATCCAATCTTTATGAACTTTATTGATACCAAGATCTGAAACATTTTCCAAACCTAGCTAAGCTTCAGTTTTCCCACATTCAGGAAAGTAAACATTCTCTCTATAAAATATCAGATGTTATTGTTACATATATTAATGCGTCACATAAATATgttattgcctttttttctaTACCATAATTATTTAGCAACTTCTTCAAACACATTCTCATATTCATTCATAGAACACGAGACGGGTTGATCGTCTTCACCTTACAGTTTTCTATTTTACAAAAAGGAAACATGGTCAGTAGTGCCTCAGATATCGTGTTTACAGATATGGAAAGAACAAGGCCATCACAATTATTGTCCAATTATGTCTATGAcgtttgtgtatatatgcaaatatgtttgtttttattgcattattgtttACTGatgttctgtttattttatgtgCTTATTGGCATTTATTTTTAGGTACATTTTCCAAAATTATGTAGGCTTATTGTTTTGTCtacgtttgtttttcttcttatgTTGTGCACGCCTGTGGCTTCTTGACATATCGcattacatttgtctttttttttctttctggattttatgtgcaaaagaaaaaagaagaagaaaaaagaaaaaaaagaaagaaaacaacaacataatctTTCTCATCTGATGTGAGATCaaaggacagggatgtcgtatgtgtacagattgtaaagccctctgaggcaaatttgtgaatagtgattttgggctatataaaataaactgaattgaataataataataataataataataataataataataataataataataataataataataaagatctATTGACCACTCTGTTTCCATTCACTCTTATCATAGTTCAGCTGGACTGAGGCTTCTCCGAGGCCACACAAGCACATCTCTGCAAACACACGAGGGAGTAACAAAAGGTCACCGGGGGTCGCAGAGGGACTGATGTGCACGCCTCCCAAATCTCAACAGCCCGTCAAGCAAGtcgattgttttttaaaaacggtGTCCTGCGTGCACATTGGCAGCCCAGAGAGGCACACTTCCAGCTTCACCTGTCACCAATTATTGGCAAAGTCATTTTTGATAAATAGACACGTTTGAATAAATACAAGGCAAACAGAAATACATACCATATTCACCAGATTTTTGCTTATGGAATTTTTTGCTTTTGGCCGATTTAGACCAATAACGACAATACCTGAAAAACAGATTGACACCATGCCGATTAACAACGACAACGACTTTAACAACGTTAAAGTAGAGCAGCATACatgatacaatacaataaaccTTTATTGTCCATAAGGGTGGACATTTTTCACAACTGGAAAACACAAGCATCTTCAACCAAGATCATCTATAAAGCTGACTTTAGAAAGTCATTTGGATGTTCTGTTGTGATCCTGGATCGGTCTCACTACCGTCTACAACTTGTTCATATGTAGGAATACTAGCTGATTTATCATGCTGACTGATCTCAGGTCAGCACCTGTACGCATAAACAGACGCTCTACTCTTATGGCTTCCGGTTTGTTTGAGTCACTTTGTAGGGGTGGGACTTTGCCTTACGTAAACCCAATAAAAAGGAGACGTCAGCGCGTACGCTGATGATAGGCGGGACTCCCTACTTGCGTCGGGATGGCGGACTGAGTCCCGGTACCGTTTCATATTAAATTCACGTTTTCTGGAATGCTACTGGTTGGGACAATACCAACAGCTTCCCCAGCGACACATTTGCACAGACTCTCGCGGGACTTACCGGCGTCTTGCCCGTCGAGGTGTCTGACGCGCAGGTCCTCCTTCGGGTCCGAGCTGTAGCGCCGTGCTCCGTGACCGTCAAGGCGAGAGACAGACGAGACTTTAACGAAACCGACATACCGTCTCGAGCAGGAGAGAGCCGCTGCCCCGCCGCGCGCACTCCCCAGGCAGCGGGTCGCCGCCTGCACGCGGACTGCTTGAAGCAGGGCTCTGCGTCCTACTTGTAACGCCATGCTGAGGTtgccggagcagcagcactGTCACTTGACTTTCAACTTTCAACCCGGACACGTggtctggtcacgtgacttgtTTGTAGGCTGAACTGGAGACGCCAGACAACATTATTATGATCATCGGCCCCCCAGTGGTGGAGGATGTACgcagtacttttactgaagtacaaATATGTCGGTAATTAAGGATTTTAAAGTCCTGCTTTCAAGACCTTACCCAAGTGACAGTACAAAGTATTAGCATCAACATATACTTTAAGTACCAAAACAACGAGCCATTACagaatattatataatactggataataattattgatgcattaatgtattCATCTTTAATGTTAAAGGTAGAGATCATTTGAATTACTGTAAATGCTGTTGGGTGGCTTAATAAATCATAATACATCCTAATGTATTAGTTGACTttgatttttatattaaaaacatgaatctgCAAGCTAACTATTAAGAAGTtttcaaataaaagtacaataGATGGAGCGGAGAACTACAAAGTtgcataaaatgaaaataattaaagtatacctcaaaattgtacttataTAGTACAATGCTTGGGTAAATTGATTTACTTCCGTTGGGTCACCAGAACAGATTTGTTGCAAAATATATGAATGGCTTGAAAAAGATCAATGTTAGCACACGTATGTTTAATAACACAGTATCAGTTGAAATGGtgggtgtctgtctctctattcCTCATCTCCCACAGCGATGGGGAAATAACGGAGCAGCACTTTACACTTAGGCCAGCAATGACCTGAGACCCACAGGCGTCAGCAGTGAGATCTGACTGCCtgatcacatgacttcagggGTGATGGCAAAATATCAGCATTGATATTATGATAATATATTATCGGCCTCAAACACCCAGCATCCTTCAGAATAAACATTCACTGTTTCTTCTCAGATTTTGGGGAAagcattgtttttctgttttgttgtaGTATAAATAATGTGTTCTTACATTTGGATcatctaaaaaagaaaacacggaAAGAAACTACTCGATTCAGTGCCAAGACATTTATTGTAAACAAACTCACCATTACAAGAAATCTTGAGAGCAGTGCTCAGATCCAGAGAGCTGGACTTCAGGCCGCTGGAGTTCTCACCATCATCTGAGATATTTCAAACCATGACAACTAaatacacataacacacacacacacacacaccagtcttCTGACACAAGCACGGGAATGCACTTGAATACCACCCAGGGTTGTCTGAAGTAAGCCATTTTAAATTAACTACAGAGACGGTGGAGGCACGATGTAATCCCCCCCCAAATCGCTACATAAGATGAATAAATGAGCCATTTGATTAATCCCTGGTAGTTTTAGATTCCATAAATGTTATTAACACCATCAAAAATAACTGTTTGGGTATGATTCAGAATATCTTCCATAACTGGCAAACATTGGATTATTAAATGTGTTAGAATATATGCTTTATAAAACAGTTACTGTTGTCAACTCCATCAGATGGTAATCACAATCCTCCAGCCAGTCAGGTTGAAATAtccaatataaaaaaacaaaagagaagcaAAGGCTATTTGGCAAACAGTGAACAGAGTGTATTAAAAAGTGATGCTAGACTTAGGTGAAAGCCAAAATGTGGAACTTTCTGCATGTTAAACTACAACAGAGACGATGAAGCGTCCAGCATTGTTTACTGAAGTGATGAAGGTATGCAGCATGAACATAAGAgaacaaactgtattttacaGGTCCACATTcttaaacattttcataaaaataacTGTAATTTGATATACATTATGGGGCAACTAGGCTGTCCTTAAAGAAAAGCTCCAGGAAataatttattcatttcttaTTTCCAAATTCCACATGTTCAGCTGACCTGCTGTAAATAACTAGGTTACATTAGCAGGTCATTTGAAAACAATTGGAAGGGTAAAAATCCATTTCCCCGATAGTATCAATTCACTCTCTTTCCAGAGATTTGTCTTGCAAATTATTCTGAAATTGTAAACCCATgaattaaaagtattttttaagcagAGGTACGGATCAAACCTGTCACCACACCAACAAACAAATGGATGAAATAACCAAACTACATTAGTTAAAATCTGATTTCTGCTTACCACAATAACTTCAAGTCCAGTCAAGTGGCTGCGAAAACTACCGTCAATTGTTAAATGATCGTTCATGCTTTTCGTTAAAGaacgtcctttttttttacaaaaaaaaaaaaatatttattatgaggGGATTTCCAAAAGACGCAATGTTCGCTACAAAGAGGGTGGACTACCCTGAAGATTGATCCCTCTGAGCCACACACAGTTTTTTTGAACCTCCCTTTATTATTGATCACCCTTTGTTCGTGCTCCAacagttattattttaacaccTTTTATTTGTGCTAATCAAAACACTGTTTAACctcaatataaacaacaaatacagtggaaatgcaaaaaaaaaaacaatacaaaaaaggtGGAATACAGAGGAGCATCCTTCTGATAATGACTCATGACGGTCAGCTGGGTTTGTGGTTGACTATCACAGACCCTTGCTGTGCTGTGGTTGGTCTTTTCAGGGAGGCCACACATGCGAACCGGTCGGCGGCGCCCCGCATTAGAAACAAGTCGCCGGTGACCGGATGTTCTTTTACATCCGTAATGGTTCCATTTGAGACGCGGCTCATGGTCAGCTTGCTGCTCCGGCAGCCATTCTGCAGCGTCTCTGTGCTGCTTTTATGCCACTGCTCACACTGATGGGCCCAGTGTTGCATGTTCGTGACCTGTAATGACAGAGGGCACAGGGAAGACAGGGCGTAAGAGTCCTGGGTAGTCTGGTAGCACCCTCCTTCTAAACCtctgacagaggaggaggacttcCCAGAGGACTCGTATTCAAGGTCGATTGCCTCCTCTTTGATTTGGACGGTTCTGGCCTTGAGCCGCAGTTTGTGGGGCAAAGCTGAAGAACTGGCATCTGGCACTTTGTGCGTGGAGACAATGACGCTTCTTGGATCGCCTACAGACGGCGTCAACCCTTTGGGGACCTGCTGCTCGTCCTCGCCATCTGATGATTTGCTTACGGCACTGTCGTCTGAGCTCCTGGGGGAGTTACTGGACGACCTGGTGAGCTGTAGGAATGAAGCAGACTGGGCGTAGTTCCTATAGAGTTCGTAGGGACCGCTTCTCTCTTGTGCATAGCTGCTGTTCTCCGCTGGTTCCTGCTTGACATCTGCAGTCCCACAGATACTAAAGCTACCCCGAGTTGCGGTACAAGTCTCGGGCATGTGAGGCGAATGCTTGATGACTGATATGCAGCTGCTGCGCAAATGATGAGGCTCCAAAACCCTGCTGGAAGAACTTTGGCCGGCACTGGGTGGAACAAACTCCTGGTAGAGGTCGATGTTGGCGGCGCTGGATACATTCTGGACTTCTTGGGCGTACGCGGCCGAGCTCACCAGGCCAAACTTCAGCTTCAGTGACAGCAGCTCAGCCTTGAGGGAGGCGTTTTCCTCTCCCAGGGCCGTCAGCTTGTTCTCAAGAACCATGTCGTTTATGCGTCGCTTCTCCCTGGAGCGTTTGGCCGCCTCGTTGTTTTTGCGTCGCCTCTCCCAGTAAAGgttgtctttcttttcattcGAGATGAACTCTCTCTTCCTGCGACAGGTGGTTTTAGCCTTGAGCGGAATCTCCGAGATGTTGTGGCCCATCATGTCTCTGCTAGCCCCTTGTAGAGCCAGGACCAGGGCACCCTCTCTGCTGTAGGGCCCAGTGGAGTCCACCTCTTGCTTGATTGATTGCATATTATTACCGTCAATGTGTTTAGAGGTATTTAACTGTGCACCATAATGCTTGAATGCAGCAATAGTAACTGCCCCATTGGATTAATCCACTTGAGTAAATCTGTGGAATAATAGACAATGAGAGAGATTTAGATAGTGTCAAgttaaaacaaagtttaaaGTTTGAGAAGTCATGCATAGGTAGTAGGGGGGCAACGGGTCAACAAACTCATGGTTCAGATCGGATCagctcaaaagaaaaaaagggagcaaatataactgTTAGGTCAATGATCCCATTTTTGTTGCCACTGATACCAATTGATGATCAATATTAACAGATACAtatccctttgttgtttgattatagcagctgttCTACAAGGATCAAGACCACTCTTAAGTCAGTAAACCATAACAATGTCTAAATGTTATACTTTATGGACATTTATAGTGAGTTTTTTGTCTTCATGAAAGCATACAATTTAAAtgataaacaaattaaaagactGTATTAATGGAACAGGACACTGTGTGCGTTCAATAAAGTTTAACAAGTCATTTTTTATGAATAGGCTGTCATTGATTTAAAACTTTCCACTTGAGGTAAAGTACAAACCAAGGCTTGGAACCTGATATTTCAACCCAATTTGAGTGTTTGGGAGCTTGTCTCATCTTTCTCTATTTCCTCTGCTctgccctctcctctcctctcctctgtcccaCCCTGAGGTATCCTTTCCTTCTACATCCCTATGTTCTCCGTCTATCAAGGTAAACAAACAAGCATACAATATAAATCTATTTTTCAGTGGAAGAAACTAACAGACCAAGCAAAGACTCGCACACATAGCTTTTCTTCCGCCACTACTATCTAATGCTGTCACAAGTCTGTCCAAGTAGTGCACCTGCACAGATGCATACGGTTGTGAAGTAGTGAATACATGACTGGAAAGATGAGACATAATGAATTCTCCTCAAGAATTCAAGGTTAACACTGGGTAGGTAATCAATGTACAAATGGACCTTTAAAGTTATTTCCTTACAAATGACATTTGTAGAAAGTGTTAAACTAATCTCAACCCTTAAGTTTAAAATAGTTGTTTCAAGTGGAATGCTACTTAAAAGAAAGGGCAATTTAGCCTGTGTTGGGCTTCCAAAGCTCCTGTACATCCAGAGTAGAAGGAACAAAGGACTACAGACAGCTGTAATCGCAACACGTGGCCTGGCAGAAGCTctaacagacaaacacagcctGTAACCTGAGGCCTAACACTCTCCCACAGAACTAAACGTGAATTATGGCTGCTGCAGAAAGATGTCCGTTTATGGAAACAAGGTTCATAATAGAATGAAAGGTTAGGGGGGTGGTAAAATGTCCCAAATAAATGTCTCTCCTGACTGCGTCCTTGGAGTAAGTCTACATGAAGGGAGACACATGATACTACATGTCACATAGACTCATGTCTGGTACGTTTCCCAGGTAATGGACTTCATGAGATTTAAATTGATCTCAAATAAGCCTAAAATCAGGTCCGTGGTAGTCCCATATAATGCAATATGAAATTATGAAATTGTTCATGCTCAATTTTAccatttgaaaaaacaaacaaactgcgaTCATTCCTTTCGATGGATTGGCTATTTTCATTGGGGGggaaagatgttttttaattttttttacagggGGTCCATATTGTGCGTAACACAGCTGTTATGTATGGTTACGAGGGTCGTTTCTAATGAGGCAACATACGACAGCGAGACTAAATTTGGATCACACGTGATGAAGAAcgggtattattattatattaccgCAACGTGAGAGCTCGGTGGGGGCGGGCGGGGCAGCGAGCGAGGTCACCGTCGGTTCAGCCGGGGAACTGGCCCGGTGCTAGCGAACCGGCCACACGTCCTATTGTCCCACATTCCTTCATTGTGTCCCGTACAACGCGGTGAACTCAGCGGCCCCGGAATGCGGCCGCCAGACAGTTCTACGGCTGCAGACACCGACACGGAACACGGTCCAAACAGCTCGATACGTGTCGGACGTGTCCCGCTCCGTGTCGCAGGCTGCGCGGAGACAATGTGGGCATTCACCCTGTTGACATCAAGCCTCCTCGCTTCCTCATGACACCGGTTGAAGCGCGCGCTCCACCTCGCCCCTTAAAGTAAGCCACCATGACGTGAGCTCGGGTAAACAGTGGGAACGACGACACACTTGGAGCAGTAACGTATGGGCTCCGGTGACGTTACGTTACCGCCGGGCACCTACACATCCTGAGTTATAACAGTAACTCCTGGACTCCAGAGGGCCTAAAGATAACGTTCCGTGCACGAGAACACAACCCGAAACGTGTCTTATTTACCAGCCAGCGTGTGCACGTATCGTCCCGTTACAACAACAGCCCACGCACACGCATTGGCCGCGAACTTTAATTGTTTCCTCCTTTTGACGTGAACTTCGACGTGGCTATTCATAGTGGCATTTAGTGCCCTTACGCAAGGAAACAGGTTCACGTTAAACACGTGACACGGAGTTGGACTATAGCCGTGCACCGCTGTGATTCTGGGACGTTCCTCCGAATGCAACAACACCGTCTATGAGAAGTAGGAATAACCTCAAAAAAAGACGTTACCTTTGCTGCCACCTGGTAGGGGGTCTGGTGTTCCTCCGCGTATCTGGCACAGAGGAGACGTGAAGTCCCCCACTGGGCTAGGAAGGAAATAACTGTCCATGAACTCCTACAAGTTGCCAAATACCTGGCTTCTTCCTCTCAAGGTGGCTGGTCGTGGATCTGTGTTAGTAGGTCAGCGGTTAAGTGTATTGGCGGCTTGAAATTGAATGACAGCTACCGCATCCAATCGGTACGCGGCATTGTCTAATTGTTAGCCAATGACTCTTGGCTTCAACTGAGAGCTCAACGCTCGGGTAAAATGCATGTCGTCATCCACAAAGCGCGTGGTGCTTTTAAGTGCGTCGGTTCGTCACATCTTACAGATGCTTTTGATGTTTACGCtgcgaacacacaaacacgcacctCTCTAAACATGGTAGCACAGTGCTTCACGCAGAGCCATGTTCACTTTATGAACAGTACATTGGGAGCCGTGTACCATATAGTCAGGTAGTCAGgcacatgttattgttttgtttatttctagCGTACCAAATGCTGTTTGAACACTGCATTGCATTAATAGAGGGCTCTTGATCagccacattttaaaatgtaatgtgatTTAATGAATACACTGATGAAACTAGCTGCAGTACTATTACTAATAACGACCATCATAATAATGAGTTATTCAAGTATAGTTAAAGTGCAGAATAATTACAAACAGGTTTACATAATTAGATTAATTTGGATAAAGTGAGACATTACGACACAATCAAAAAACAGGCAAGTGTGTTGCATTACTTATTTTGCTTATACTGCTAAACACCTCTAGGGCTCAGTGTTGGATAGCTAGTATGCATGTAAATGCCGCTGGTCTCTGGAGTGCATGGCTGCTGCAAATAGTGTAGACCTGTTTGTCCCAACACGTCAATAAAGCTTTATATGAAATATTCAAAAAACCTTGTATTTGATGGCAGCACCCTGTCATCAAATGGAGATACTTCAGATGTAATGTGCCGGTGTGCAAAATACCACATAACACAGCAGGATGTTAGGGGGTCTCTGGAAAACTTGTGCAATGTGTCACTTGCAATTGTTACTTAAATGTCTTCAAAAGTCTCACTATGCCTCACATACTCAACATATTTATTCCCAGAGCCACCACAGGTTGCACAAAGACATCTTCTTCCCTTCTGTTTGTGGACCTAAACTATTGTTGTTAGTGAGGTTGAAGCAGGACATCCATACTCTGCAATGAAGAGGAGCCAGTATCATGGACCACAAGCTGGTGGGGTTGCGTATGCAGAGATAACTGTTGTAAcgataaataaactgaaatcgGATCCGATATGGACCGCAATCAGGACTTTCTAACCTTATCGCTGGAATAATGCATTTTTTCATTGAGTATGTATATTTGTTCCCCTAAAGAATAtctaaaataatctaaataataaatatcccAAATGCAGGATTGGGAaggtaactttaaaaaatggcATCCGGTAAAATGACTAATTACCTGTTAGAAAATCAGTAACCTAATCCAAGTATCAATATATGAAAGTAAAGCAATCAGATTACATTTTCTTGATTATCTTACTACCAAATATGCAAACAAAGACaagatacattattttataaagCAGAAAAGGAGAACAACAAGCTAAGcagatgttgttattttttggTTAGTTCTTTAGGGcaaaaaactgacattttgcTTGATTTCTTGTGTTCTGTTCTTtgtgacaaaacaacaaaaaaagccaaaagaaaCAATTTGATGAAGATGTCTTTAATGACTTACTGAGGCTCCTTTGCCATTATTATATTgagaatcaataaaaatacaatcgcATACTACAAGTCTAGCTGGATAACACTGGACATTGTAAAGGTGAACAAGTTAAGCGTAGAAAATATAGTTCAGTAGCCAAATTGAGATAGTTCAGGCCAACAGTGTAGGCTGTTTTGTGTGAAGGGGGCCCCGAGGGACGGCTGAcgtcaatgacaaaataatggaacCGCTTTAGACGCTGCAACGACAACCCACAGGGCCCTTTCCGAGTTGTCACTGGCTAGTTGCTAGTAGGGGGCCCCGACAGACGGCTGATATCGCTCCATATCAGCGACACAACTTGAAACCCCCGTAGACACTGCAATGACACGTCGGGAATCTCCCTAATGGGGCCCCCTTACTAGCCGGCATCGACGTGCGGTGCtagtcaaacacaaacaaactaaatgaaaaaatgaagtgAACATATCACTCTGGGCACACgaaacgaaaaaaaaacaacaagaagaggatgaaaagaaaaaacgtgacAGTGGCAAGTGGGAATGTGGAAGTAGTGCTGCCAGCCAGCCGGCCACTTTATCCCAAACATCATCCACCAGGCACCAAATAAGTTTACTGCACATTAGCCTCTTGAGCCCGggtgcaaatcaaaacatttaacaacagaTAAGCTTCATACGAACACTGATCACAAACACATATAGCcgtcaaattaaacagcagaacctgggctacaagaatatATAAGCTCCAAACACTAACTAAATGAATTACCAAATATCAAAATTCATATCGCAGAATTTCATCAACCGATTGGTGCGTTTTGGTGGCTAACGCTACGTAGCATTATGCTACACAATGAAACAGCGTCGCATAAGAGAGCAGTCACTCCGCAGATTCCGTGTAAAGTGAATTCAGCCATTTTCTTCTAAACACATTCATAGCCACACAATAAGTTAGTCCTTTGCTGCCAACGCCAATGATATTTTCTCCCAGAATAAAGcatttgttgtcaaatgttaaaACTGATACCAGCATCAAATCAATTCTGCTGTCAGTTTAGTCTGTCTAAACTGGTGCTAATTTGTATTTGGAATTATGTTTTTGCCCCATGGTCCTTCTTGCCTAGGGCCCCCAGGGGTCTAGAGACGCCCCTGCCTGTCATCCCTTGAGGTTGGAAGTTGTGCAAGCCAAACCATGACTCAAAGCAAGTAACCAGTTTTAATAACCATACAGGGAACTAAAACATCTAAATACACAACTGCTGTCTCAGTCCTTGgaccatgtatatatatataggacatttgactatatatatatgtgacattttacaatatatattttactatatatatatatatatattttactatatatatatatatatatatatatatatatatatataatatatatatatatatatatatatatatatatatattgtaaaatgtcCAGACCGATATCTTTGTCAAAATTGTTTCTTAGAAAATGTAGGGGTTCCTCATCAACAAATATGgttatggtttaaaaaaagacaagaataTCAGCTAATGGCCTAGTTGCACCACTAGAGTTGATTCTCTTCCCTTAGGttctgtaaatatatacaacaaCGCTATCATATATTGCATAGAGTTTCAGGTGGGTTGCCGACATCACTGCAGAACCCTGATGCACTGAGGATAGTCCGCCAGGTGCTAAGCACCCTGAGGCCCAAGGACAGTAGTGGAGCATCAAGGGGCTCACATTGTAAGCGAGGAGGGCCCTGGGGCCCTTTGTGTTCGGTTTATGCTTTAAGCGCTGAGGGACTCAGGGAACCTCACACTGTACAATAGGTGCAGAGGGGCCCCGTAGTCCTAGGGGTCACACACTTTAAGCCCCAGGGGCTTAGGAGCCCTTATGGTCTgctcactttttttaaataccaagGGCCCTGGGGGACCTCACACTGCAGTAATGCAGTAGCGCACTGGGGGGCAGTAGTGGTCAGCTCACATTTTAAAGCTCACCTTTTAAACACCATGGGGCCTGGTGGGTCCTAACACTGTAAAATGTGAatctaaaaaatataaatacatataaattcaATTATATAAATTCAATTTCCAATGTTTGGCCACAATGTAAAATGTGCTTCAGTGCCCGGTTGTTTCTGGGGGCTTGGTCTGGACGGGCTGAAACAGAGACCTTGGAAAACAATGACGCAGATGCCCGAAACCCACATTTGCTTCTTGACTGGGTGTGCTTTCCTGATTAGACACGCCTCTATCAGGTGATCTTTTTCTGAAAGACAACTAACAACATCAGCCTTGACTACCAGTGGCacatttcaatatgtttttGACCTTGTTGTCTATGCTAGCAGCTGCTGGGCAGTTAAATTCAGCATTTTATAATGCTACTCCTTACTTACAAGCACAGGAGGAAAGCTATTGTTCAAGGGCTTTGCATCAATTCACATGCCTAGTGGCGTTATCAACCCTAACCCTCTGCTTCCTGTTAACACCGGCACATGCATGCCCAGTGTACTTGAAAGGTAATCTGATATGTGTTTTCAGGGATGGTAGTATGGGCAGAGATTATTTATGAAAGTGCactaaaatgtgtgtctgttcacACATAGTCGTATGGATGTAAATCCAGCTTTAAACAGAACAAACAGTTACAATCATGTGGTCAGAGTTCCATACTCTGTTAAGCCAACAACCACATTCAAGGATGAGGATGCAAAAAGGTACAGTATGTgatgtttacattattttattagtatCAGCAATACAAGTATTTCTTCAGTACAAAGTATATGTTTTGGCCTAATGTAACTTGACTGTGCAGTGTACCATATATTAGACTATCTGCACATGACAGGTGATGACAAATTATAATCGAGTGACTTTCTTCTTTCATCGAGGAGAAATACCCTATTTTATTGAtctgactttattttatttatttttcactctaTAGATGGATGTAAACATTATGGAAAGCAAAAATCTACCTAAACAAAGCAAATATGTGGTGGAAAGGACATTGTTCTAACATCAGGTTTAGGAATCTTCACCAAAAAAactataaacaaatataatgttCAAACCAAAGTACATAATTAGAAATCTGTTAAAAGTATAAACCTCGTGGGGAATAAGTTGTGTTTG is a genomic window of Cyclopterus lumpus isolate fCycLum1 chromosome 12, fCycLum1.pri, whole genome shotgun sequence containing:
- the nfil3 gene encoding nuclear factor interleukin-3-regulated protein is translated as MQSIKQEVDSTGPYSREGALVLALQGASRDMMGHNISEIPLKAKTTCRRKREFISNEKKDNLYWERRRKNNEAAKRSREKRRINDMVLENKLTALGEENASLKAELLSLKLKFGLVSSAAYAQEVQNVSSAANIDLYQEFVPPSAGQSSSSRVLEPHHLRSSCISVIKHSPHMPETCTATRGSFSICGTADVKQEPAENSSYAQERSGPYELYRNYAQSASFLQLTRSSSNSPRSSDDSAVSKSSDGEDEQQVPKGLTPSVGDPRSVIVSTHKVPDASSSALPHKLRLKARTVQIKEEAIDLEYESSGKSSSSVRGLEGGCYQTTQDSYALSSLCPLSLQVTNMQHWAHQCEQWHKSSTETLQNGCRSSKLTMSRVSNGTITDVKEHPVTGDLFLMRGAADRFACVASLKRPTTAQQGSVIVNHKPS